Below is a genomic region from Echinicola jeungdonensis.
AAAGAAAAAGGTGGTTCTTTTTGATACCCTGGTGGAGCAACACAAACCAGAGGAATTGGTAGCAGTCCTGGCCCATGAAATAGGGCACTTCAAGAAAAAGCACATCATCCAAAGCTTGGTGATAAGTATCCTGCAATTAGGGGTGATGCTTTTGTTGCTTTCTTTATTCGTCAATAACCCAGAAATCAGCCAAGCTATGGGAGGTGATAGGTG
It encodes:
- a CDS encoding M48 family metalloprotease, with amino-acid sequence MDGSKRSTKANAFFSGFGKKKKVVLFDTLVEQHKPEELVAVLAHEIGHFKKKHIIQSLVISILQLGVMLLLLSLFVNNPEISQAMGGDRWAVHLNLIGFALLFSPISTVLEYL